The following coding sequences lie in one Metopolophium dirhodum isolate CAU chromosome 5, ASM1992520v1, whole genome shotgun sequence genomic window:
- the LOC132945843 gene encoding protein masquerade, with protein sequence MARPGVVAPLIQLLLCAAALRPAVVMVNGQDADSLASSFFSGLLDTITSTADSKDCPGVCVHTLATLICYEVLENVKCPSPTMRCCVEPPPLPANGTAAAVNKVVQTTPTAGSSARPQAVSSSSQQQRPAVNSSSADNPGIVCPGVCVAERIADYCEAVLNVTEMCKTGLRCCVSKDAFAGAEHLVVLDRNSTRISLNNAPHRPPPPSSTTTTAATTTAAADTSAAAPPPPVGSKQCRGECVSGLFALFCDDVDAEAYCPGDDSSCCVTAPADGQSGQQQQPPPPPPRPTQPSKQSSSKQPPATTTGRPLPKCPGFCLLNLMAAFCERPSVLVSYTSTCKQGSVCCDNTKAAAPSTAHATQKPKPRPPAPTTTTVATPPAPPDGRPECPGSCIVPYLSFTCFRNAEMTDVFKCRKPGTQCCASKTQIREVVEQKTGVVNYGANPPQSTPQTYGGFTHRNDTVPPFRPHVPSSLQVYTPSPVDYSANPTVSTLTTSNPVPAKPSTYSKYVCGVKGTSRTRTSRVVGGEDADAAEWCWQVALINSLNQYLCGGALIGTQWVLTAAHCVTNIVRSGDAIYVRVGDHDLTRKYGSPGAQTLRVATTYIHHNHNSQTLDNDIALLKLHGQAELKDGVCLVCLPARGVSHAAGKRCTVTGYGYMGEAGPIPLRIREAEIPVVSDTECIRKINAVTEKIFILPASSFCAGGEAGNDACQGDGGGPLVCQDDGFFELAGLVSWGFGCGRIDVPGVYVKVSSFIGWINQIISVNNL encoded by the exons ATGGCCCGACCCGGCGTGGTGGCGCCCCTCATCCAGTTGCTGCTGTGCGCGGCCGCTCTGCGACCCGCCGTGGTGATGGTCAACGGCCAGGACGCAGACTCACTGGCCAGCAGCTTTTTCTCag GTTTGCTGGACACCATCACCAGTACGGCGGACAGCAAGGACTGCCCGGGCGTTTGCGTGCACACGTTGGCCACGCTCATATGCTACGAGGTGCTGGAGAACGTCAAGTGTCCCAGCCCGACGATGCGGTGCTGCGTGGAACCTCCTCCGCTGCCGGCCAACGGCACGGCGGCCGCCGTTAACAAGGTGGTCCAAACCACCCCGACTGCGGGGTCCAGCGCCCGGCCGCAAGCG GTCTCCTCTAGCAGCCAACAGCAGAGGCCGGCCGTCAATTCTTCGTCCGCGGACAATCCTG GCATCGTGTGTCCGGGAGTGTGCGTGGCCGAGAGGATAGCCGACTACTGTGAAGCCGTTCTGAACGTGACGGAGATGTGCAAGACGGGTCTGCGGTGTTGCGTGTCCAAGGATGCGTTCGCCGGCGCCGAACACCTGGTCGTGCTGGACAGGAACTCGACCAGGATCAGCCTGAACAACGCACCACACCGGCCGCCACCACCGTCGTCCACCACGACaacggcggcgacgacgacagCGGCCGCGGACACCTCGGCGGCCGCGCCCCCGCCGCCAGTGGGCAGCAAACAATGTCGCGGCGAGTGCGTTAGCGGGCTGTTTGCGCTGTTCTGCGACGACGTAGACGCCGAAGCGTACTGTCCGGGCGACGACAGCAGTTGTTGCGTCACCGCGCCCGCCGACGGACAGTCGGGCCAGCAGCAGCAGCCTCCGCCGCCACCACCGCGTCCCACCCAGCCGTCCAAACAATCGTCGTCCAAGCAACCACCGGCCACCACCACGGGCCGGCCGTTACCCAAGTGCCCAGGCTTCTGTCTGCTCAACCTGATGGCCGCGTTCTGCGAACGGCCGTCCGTGCTGGTATCATACACGTCCACGTGTAAACAAGGTTCGGTGTGCTGCGACAACACCAAGGCGGCCGCACCGTCGACCGCGCACGCCACGCAAAAACCCAAACCCCGGCCGCCCGCGCCGACCACCACCACGGTGGCCACACCACCCGCACCGCCTGACGGCCGGCCAGAGTGCCCGGGATCGTGCATCGTCCCTTACTTGTCGTTCACATGTTtca GAAATGCTGAAATGACAGACGTATTCAAATGCCGAAAACCAGGGACGCAGTGTTGCGCTTCGAAAACACAAATTCGCGAAGTCGTTGAACAGAAGACTGGTGTCGTCAACTACGGGGCCAATCCACCGCAATCCACGCCGCAAACCTACGGTGGGTTTACGCACAGAAACGACACTGTACCGCCGTTTAGGCCGCACGTGCCGAGTTCGTTGCAAGTGTACACCCCGTCACCAG TCGATTATTCGGCGAATCCTACAGTGTCCACGTTGACCACGTCAAATCCTGTACCTGCCAAACCGTCGACGTACAGCAAGTACGTGTGCGGCGTAAAGGGAACGTCTAGGACGAGGACGTCGAGAGTAGTCGGCGGTGAAGACGCTGACGCGGCCGAGTGGTGTTGGCAAGTGGCGTTGATCAACTCCTTAAACCAATATCTGTGCGGAGGAGCATTGATCGGCACTCAATGGGTGTTAACTGCTGCGCATTGCGTTACAAA CATTGTGAGGTCCGGTGACGCGATCTACGTGCGCGTGGGCGACCATGACCTGACCCGAAAGTACGGGAGCCCGGGTGCACAGACACTCAGGGTGGCCACCACGTACATCCACCACAACCACAATTCGCAGACGTTGGACAACGACATCGCCCTGCTCAAGCTCCACGGTCAGGCCGAGCTCAAAGATGGCGTGTGCCTGGTGTGCCTGCCAGCAAGGGGCGTCAGCCACGCGGCCGGAAAACGATGCACGGTCACCGGATACGGATATATGGGCGAAGCAGGCCCGATCCCGTTGCGCATCCGCGAGGCCGAGATCCCGGTGGTCAGCGACACGGAGTGCATTCGTAAGATAAACGCGGTCACCGAGAAGATATTCATACTTCCGGCCAGCAGCTTTTGCGCCGGTGGTGAGGCCGGAAACGATGCCTGTCAG GGAGATGGTGGTGGACCCCTTGTGTGCCAAGACGACGGATTTTTCGAATTGGCTGGATTGGTGTCTTGGGGCTTTGGATGCGGCAGAATAGACGTACCAGGTGTATACGTTAAGGTTTCGTCGTTTATTGGTTGGATCAATCAAATTATAAGTGtaaacaatttgtaa